CGCGGCCACGCGGCCACGCGGCCACGCGGCCACGCGGCCGCGAGTACGCCGCGCACGTTTCGTCGCGCCGCGCACGAAATCGTCGGCGAATCCGCGCGCGGGACGCGAATATGCGCGCGGCGCGGTGGACCCGATCGTGTGCGCGGCGCGACGCCGCTGGTCGGCGTGGCGCGACGCCGCTGGTCGGCGTGGCTGACGTCCCTGGTCGGCGTGGCGCGACGCCGCTGGTCGGCGTGGCTGACATCGCTGGTCGACGTGGCCGACGCCGCTGGTCGGCGTGGCTTTCGGCATCGTGTCCGGCTGGTCGGCGGGTGGTCCGGGCAGCGGTGCCGTACTAGGGACGGCGGGGGTGAAACGAGTTGGCCGGTTGGGCAGGTCGGGCAGAATGCTGGGTGACAGCGGACGATCGGGTTGGAAGCGGGTGCCGGCGATGGTGACGAACGGAGACGGAAGGATGGGCGCGGCCGCGGTCGGGATAGCGGCCCTCGGCGTCGGCGAGGCGATCGCTGCGACCAGGGGCGGCTCGCTGATCGACACGCTCGGGCGGGCCGTGATCGACGTCACGCCGGTGCCGGTGGTGGAGGCCACTGTCGCGCTGTCAGGCCGGCACGACAAGGCGGCCACCCGGCTGGGCGTCGGCGCGGGCGCGGTGGCGGCGACCGTCGGACTCGGTGCGCTGCCGCAGCGCTTGCGCACCCCCGCCGCGATCGCGTTCGGGGCCGGCGCCGCGGCGCTGGCGACCCGGCTGTCCACCCGCTCCACGTCCACCGTCGCGGGCGCGGTCGCCGCGGCCGGCGTGCTGGCCACCGGACTGCCCCGGCGGCCGCGCGGACTGCTGCGCACGCTCGCCTGGGCGGCGGCCGGCGGCGGGATGTTCGCGGCCGCGCATACCCTGCACCACGATCTGGACCGCAAGCAGGACAACGACATTCGCCGGGTCGGTCCGATGGGGGCGCTCGGGGTCGTACCCGAGGACGGCCTGGAGGGCGAGCCCGGCTTGTCGCCCTTGGTCACCGCGGCCCGGCGGATGTACGTCGCCGACGTGAACCTGCGTCCGCCCCGGATCGATCCGATCCACTGGCGGCTGTCGGTCACCGGCAAGGTCGCGCATCCGCTGCGCCTGTCGCTGGCCGAATTGGCCGAGGACGCGGTGGAATTCGACGCAGTCATGGTGTGCGTGCACAACCGCCCCGGCGAGGGACGGGCAGCGAACGGGCGCTGGTTCGGCGTTCCGCTGGCCGATCTGCTGAAGCACGCGATCCCGGAGACCGGCGCGACCAGGCTGGTCACCAAAGCCGTGGACGGCTACACGATCTCGCTGCCGGTCGAGCCGCTGCGTTCCGGCGAATGGCCGGGTTACGTGGTGATCGGCATGAACGGCGAACCGCTGACGCCCGCACACGGTTTCCCCGCCCGCGTCTTCGTGCCGGGTCTGTACGGCCAGTACACCGGCGCGAAATGGCTGGGGGAGCTGGAGCTCGCCGACGACAGCCACGTCGACTACTGGTGGAAGCGAGGCTGGCCCGCCGGACCGCTGTGGGTACCCCCGCAGGCCCGCATCGATGTCACCGCGCCGGGCCGGACGGCCGCCGGTACCACCACCTTGGCGGGTGTCGCCTGGGCCCCGCCGCAGGGCGTATCAGACGTGGAAGTTCGTGTCGGTCAAGGTGATTGGTTCCCCGCCGAGCTCGGCACCGAGCTCGCCCCGGCCGCGTGGCGGCGCTGGCGCACCACCGTCGACCTCCCGCCGGGTGAACACGTCGTGCAGGCCCGCGCCATCAGCCGCGCCGGTGATGTTCAGGAGGGCAAGCACCGCGCGCCGTTCCCGACGGGCCCGTCGGGCTTCCACACGGTCACCGTCCAGGTCTGACCAAGATCAGGGGGAACTGATGGCGGCAGGCTCTCGGGCGATGCCGCCACCAGTTCCCCCTGAGCGCGGTCACTTGGCGACGATCGGCTCCTGGAGTTCGGTCACCCAGCCGCTCTGGTCCTCGGTGTAGACGAGGGTGACCTCGCGGCTGGGACCGGTGGTGCGATAACCGTTTTCGTCGATCCAGCGGCCGAGCGCCTGCCACGGTTCCAGGACATCGTTCATGCTGCCCTTGTGGACCACCGTGGCCGCCCGCTCGATGGCTGGTAGATCGACGATCTCGAAGTCGTAGGCCGCGCTGGGTTCGACATCGACCGGCATCGCGGCGTGCGCGAGCACCGAACCGTCTTCGCGCTGTTCGTAATACGCGATGCCGCACCCGACGATCGGCACGCCCGCCACCTCCAGCCTGCGGCAGATGTCCTCGAACAGCGGCCCGATCACCGGGCCGATCGAGCTGGGCTCGAAATCGCCTGCGGTATCGGACAGTACGGCCACCCGAACGGCGGGCAGGGGTTTGACGATCACATCATGGACGGGCATAGCGCCCTCCTTCTCGATGATGCGGAGCCTCGATTCGACCTGGGCGAGCCGGGCGCTGTCGCTCGCGATGCGCTGCTCCAGCTCGCCGCGGCGCAGCGTGAGCATGCCGCGCAGTTCCGCGGCCGTGACCTTGTCGTCCAGAATCCGGCCGACCTGGTCCAGCGTGAAGCCGAGATCCTTGAGCGCGACAACGCGATTCAGCCGGGCCAGCTGGCCGCCCGAGTAGAAGCGGTAGCCGCTGGACGCGTCGACCCGATCCGGGCGCAACAGTCCGATGGCGTCGTAGTGGCGCAGCATGCGCACCGACACCCGTCCGTGTCTGGCGAAGTCTCCGATGGTGAACATAACGACTCCCGGTCTATGGCCTCACACGGTGTCAGGGTCAAGTAGCGCCCGGTATTCGATCAGAATCGGCCGCCGCGACTGATGCGCCGCGACCCGGACGAGCCGCCGTAGGAGCCCGCGCCCCAGCCACCCGATCCGGCACGGCGGCCACCGCTCGCGGCGCCGCGCAGCAGTCCGTCGATCAGAATGCCGCCGAGTACCGCACCCGCCTGCGCGGTGCCCGACGGCGGTTGGCTCGCCTCCCAGGCTCGCACGCTGGCCTGCGCCGCCTGCAGTGCGCGTCCGCCGAGGTCGGCGGCGGCCTGGGCGTTGGTCAGGGCCTGTGCCGGATCGGTGGGACTCAACTGCTGCGCCGCCGCGAGATTGCGTTGCGCCTCCGACAGCCGGGTGCGCGCCTCGGCGTCGATCCCGCCGCGCCGGGTGGTGATGTAGTCGGCCGCCGCGCGCACCCGGGCGCCCGCGTCGGTGAGCGCGCGATCGAGTCTGCGCCGCAGATCCTCGGCGGCGAGTTTGCGGTCGGTGGCCGCGGCGATGGCACGGTCCAGGTCGGTGTCGGCGGCCACGGCGTCGTGGAAGGCGTCCAGCGGGTCGGCCTCCGCAGCCGCTGCGGCTCTGGTCAGCGCCGTTCGTGCCGCATCGGTCGCGGCGGCCAGTTCCGGGCCGCCGTACTCGGAAAGCTCGGTGGCGGAGGCGATATCGCGGCGCAGCTCGTCCAGCACCGCGGGCAGTCCGTCGCGCGCCTGCTG
This genomic stretch from Nocardia brasiliensis ATCC 700358 harbors:
- a CDS encoding molybdopterin-dependent oxidoreductase, with translation MVTNGDGRMGAAAVGIAALGVGEAIAATRGGSLIDTLGRAVIDVTPVPVVEATVALSGRHDKAATRLGVGAGAVAATVGLGALPQRLRTPAAIAFGAGAAALATRLSTRSTSTVAGAVAAAGVLATGLPRRPRGLLRTLAWAAAGGGMFAAAHTLHHDLDRKQDNDIRRVGPMGALGVVPEDGLEGEPGLSPLVTAARRMYVADVNLRPPRIDPIHWRLSVTGKVAHPLRLSLAELAEDAVEFDAVMVCVHNRPGEGRAANGRWFGVPLADLLKHAIPETGATRLVTKAVDGYTISLPVEPLRSGEWPGYVVIGMNGEPLTPAHGFPARVFVPGLYGQYTGAKWLGELELADDSHVDYWWKRGWPAGPLWVPPQARIDVTAPGRTAAGTTTLAGVAWAPPQGVSDVEVRVGQGDWFPAELGTELAPAAWRRWRTTVDLPPGEHVVQARAISRAGDVQEGKHRAPFPTGPSGFHTVTVQV
- a CDS encoding MerR family transcriptional regulator, whose product is MFTIGDFARHGRVSVRMLRHYDAIGLLRPDRVDASSGYRFYSGGQLARLNRVVALKDLGFTLDQVGRILDDKVTAAELRGMLTLRRGELEQRIASDSARLAQVESRLRIIEKEGAMPVHDVIVKPLPAVRVAVLSDTAGDFEPSSIGPVIGPLFEDICRRLEVAGVPIVGCGIAYYEQREDGSVLAHAAMPVDVEPSAAYDFEIVDLPAIERAATVVHKGSMNDVLEPWQALGRWIDENGYRTTGPSREVTLVYTEDQSGWVTELQEPIVAK